GAGAGCGACTGTTCTAATATAACATTGTGCACTAAAGACCAGGGTCTATGATAGCGAGTCGTCGTAAACCTCGGCGTGCAATTCACCGAACCCGAGAGAGAGGTTCGGGGTGCTGTGCTTGTTGGGTTGGACTATACGAGGCTCTGGAAATGTTATTCCGTACTTACTAATTCTCACACCTATCAGAGACCGTGCATGGAGAGAGAACTCTATTTGCAGTTCGAAGTGTGGATCTCAAGTGGAATATAGTCCAAGGTATCATGGTGGATTGTGATGAATCATTCTAGAGGCTTGGGCTTTGTTACGTTTGTCAACGCCAATggtagatattatttaagaaGATTGCATGTCAATATTTCATAGAAATTCGTCTATGACCAAGATATCATAGGTAGAATACCATGCATAAAACTTGGTATTCGATACAGATCCCAAGTACGAAAGTAAAAACCATAGTCAAAACCCACCAGGAGGAAACCCCTAATACAATTTCTGCTGTCGCCAAAACCCCTTCAGCCCACCCAAAAGGTCTTCCTGCAGACCCGAGACCATGGCTGCGGTCGGTCTAAACTCTGCCTCAGCCATTATGACTTCTGGGGTCTCTCCTGTAGAATATCTAGCTTCTGAGAATTGTCCGGTGAAGTACTGCAGTTGGCCTGCATAAGTTGGCTGGGAGAGGCACAGGGAGCGCTTTTGCTCGGCGAAGTCAGATGAACCATGCGAGAAAGTTCCTGTGTCTGATGCAACCCCGGGGAGCCAGTAGAACGCTAAACCCTCTGGCAAGCCATGGTAATCATCCGCCACCTGAGATATGTTTCCATTGCCGCCTACGCCGGAGGAAGCATCTCTCATTGGTGTGTCTAACGTTAGGTGTTTAGGAATTTGGTACAGGGGGTCCTGCTCTGAGTGCATAATCACTTCGTATGCCGCACTTAGAGTCTGTGCTATCAAGGCACAATCGTCTCTAGGCAGGGGCATCGCCCTGTTTGCAAACTGTGCCGGCGACTCGTCATAATGCCAAATCATTTCAGATGCCGTAGATGCTTTTACTTCTTTCAAGCCGCAGGAGTCGTGGGACTGTATCACAGACTTCGGCTTTTGGTTATGCAGCGAGGAGCTAATGAAGCTCGATGTCCCGGGGTAAAGCGTGAAGTCGCTTGTGGGTGGCTCGATGATGTCTGCCTGTTCGAAGGCTTGTGGTGACGCCGGTGCAGGCTGCCCATGCAACATGTGCATTGACACGCCATCCGTATCTCCACTATTCCTAAGAAGCGCAGGCAGCTCAGATGCCGGTCCATGATGATTAGTGACAGGGATGCTAATGACTCCATAATGCTCTGCGTTGTTTTGACTATTATGCTTTTTGGTCATCTTCGGGGTCTGTGCAGGTTCTCCCTCTCCGATAGACTGAGGTCGCTTGCGTTTTCGAGATCCCCAGTGAGACCTTTCGTTTGTCGACGCAACAGGACTATTGGTATCTGAATCCCAAAGCAGTTTCCGCTGGTCAAGGAGACATTTCAGCTCTTCCAGACTCCAGTATTTCCTTGTGGATTCGACAGTTACTATAGCTTCATTCTCATCTTGGACGTCCAAGTCGATATTGAGAAGCTGTCTTGCGCACCACTCTCCTGGATCATCCAATGCAGAATATTCTCGTGCACTCTCAGGCCATGTATATGCTGTGGCGGCTCGAGATATACCATCGCTTCCTTCGTGTCGGTGCTGTTTACTTGCTTTTGGGTAAGTCTGAGGCATAGTGCTCTTTTGGCCATGTTCATATACTGATATTTCATAAGGAAGCACGTCGCTCGCCTGACGGCATGCCCGTTGATTGACAGTATGGTATAATGGCGAACAAGCTCTTAGATTTTGATTTAGTGAATTCCAACATACGcttccattctcttccttATCCCGATAAAAACATGCTGCCTCACGGTCTTTTCGTGCTTTATTTGATAAAAACTTCATTTCCGAAAAGCTGAGGTCAGCCCCTGATCAATCTGTGAGCCTCGGATCCAATCTCAGAGAGATAGAAAGCTTACCCTGAACCTTGACGGGTGACGATGTCCTACCCATCTGAAACAGACCTAGGTTCCTCTTAGATTGAAGCTATGGATTTGGTTAGCATGTCCTCGCCAAGTTGGCTCGTCTCTCTTAACTCACGGTCAATCGATCTCGAGCCACATTAGAGGCGTGGAAATTATCATTCACGGTATGCTTTCTACTCTTCTTtgcggatcttcttctcttaGTCTTTGTCACCCTACCATCTTTCTCATGAGATGTCTTGCCCTTGTACTCGTAATGATCGTCTTTTGTCTTATAGCGTGGTCGACGCTCATATCCAGATCGTTCTTTCTTACTGGTAACTTTCTGGGAAGACATGAGACACGGCACAGGGCCCACGGACTCAAGATAGTGCTGTTTTCTGTATGTTTCTTGTGCTTTTTCCTGGACTCGTGGTACATATGCGACTTTTTTGGATGAGAGATCAAGGTGTTGTAAGTTACTATCGCCCTCTTTCACTGTGTCCTCAGCGCGCATTACTGATGTTGGTCTCCTTAGTTGGTCCTCGATGCCCGGTATTTTGCCGTAAAGATCTTGAACTTTGGGGAAATTATGACTTGGTAAAGACCACCTAGGGGTGTCGAATGGCCCAGGCTCGTCTTCGATCGTTCGTAACCACTCTAAAATACGGGGCCGTGATCTTGAATCCATCGATATAGCTGGTGTGAGATGTGCTTAATGTGTTGCTGGCAGATAGAATAGGTGTATCCAGAGACGGATAAGTCGAAACGGGAATTGAATAGTTGGTTGATAGAAAGACCAGGAGACATCTTAGGATGTTTGGCTGAGAGATATGGCCGCCATTGTGACATCATCCGACTGAGTATCTGAAGATCAAACATACTGAGGCAGCCACGATTATCAAATACAGAACCTTCCTCGTGACTTGCGGTTGCAATTGAATGAACATAATTAGCAGCAGTAGTATTACAGAGTTCATCTATTATTTCACCACTACTTGACAACAACGAATACATCAATACCCCCATGATCATATTGAAACCGACCCATCATAGCTGTTCCCTTATTACGCATCCTTAAACTcctgtctgtctgtcttttCATTCATGAAAAAATCACAGCATGAATCTTGTCCCGCTCTGATGCACTCGTAGTGGTCCACGGATCAGAGACGATTATACCTGCAACGTACACACGCCTCAATTTTGCAGCGCTGGCATCGTAAGATGAAATCAGGAAGCAGGTCGTGGCATACATCGCACGAGTATTCCCCATCACGCCTTCTCCAGCGACCATGCTCACAGTTGTGCTGCTCACGAAGTTCCTGCGCTGCCCTCTGAACCTCTTGCTGTGCAGGCTGCGGGTTGCCTTCATTTCGAGCAGCAACTTGGTGTGCTCTGTCCACTAGTCTATCTTCGTCCCATACTTCGCATCCACATATCTTCCACTTCAAGGCACAGACGTAACAAAATTCGAACCCACAACGGCATCTAAAGCAGACGATAATGTATCATCAGACAGATTTCCACAACAAGGATAAGAAACCTCATTGCTTATGCACTTACGTGATGTGATTGCAGCCACTTTTTAGCTCCACCATGTTACGACATCTTGCGCAGCGCTGCcatccttctgcttctgccaTTTTCAAAATCTCCACTTCCCCGTTGACACATACGCCGGCATGAGCTCGCTGCTTACATGTAGGGCATGTTTCTGTGTTGCAAGAAGGGCAGAGCCTGGTAGTAAGTGTCATCGAGGTAGGGGGGAGGTATCGCGAACACGAAAGATTCGTACAGTAAGTTCTGTTGAAATCATTGTGCTCCACTGTCTTCTCCTCGAATTTTCGAATCATCTCCTCGTCCAGAAATGCTTTCATTGTAGGTAAAGGGAATGGCACACGACAGCACTTCGGTGGAAAAAGTGACTCGTCAACGAAAGAGTCGTGCACCAAGCGGCCGGTACAGTTCCTGCAGTAGTAATGGGAACAAGTTGCCTTGAATATGTCGAAGGATAGCTTAGCTTCCATACAGGCTACACATTTGAGGTGTGTCTGACAGTCGAGATTGCGGGCAGCGGCAACTTTCGAGCTTTCAGCCCCTGGAGATTCAGTCTCGATTAAACCTGACCTTCGAACTTCAATTGTATCTGTAGATCTCGATTGCTCCGACACGGTATTGAAACCTCCCACCAGACCAGTTAGACCAGCCATCGCAGCAGTCTTCTGTCCCAGTAGCTGATCAGGGGTTGATGGGTTGAGACCGCCAAATTGTAGTGCTGTCATTCGATCCTGGAAGGCtctgttttcctcttcagttGCAGCTGCGAGAGCAACACCATCATGAGAAACAGCTGTCGCTAGGCTCTTCGCCATCTTGTAGTCTTCAAATGTGCATGCACAATGACGGAGCTCTCGAGCCCATTCAGTGAGTGCCAGTTCATGGTCAGTCATTTGATCAGACctctccttgcccttcatgAGTCCAAGGGCGCATGTCGCATCATCTTGCATCAGACGTAGCACGAGTTCCTCAGTTGGCTCATGCATGACggaatagaatagattacATGCTATGAAAGCTCGCGATGTGAAGGAGGTGTTGGTGTAAAATGGGGGGGAAAGTGAGAATTCAAGTTGAGGTACTATTTTGAAATGTctgaaaagggaaaaaggtTGCAGTGAATTCAAGTTGATATCCTGGTACACATGACTGGTTTATTCACCTCTCAACTACAGACAGGCCATCATATCCAGTACAACCATAGATAATGTAGTAAGACAAGTTATGCAATCCGGCCATATCCCATTATATAGTGAGTCTGATACTGAAGAACAGTATGCACATAGAATAATCAGCATACAAGCTATGTATAATAAAGAGTTGTATAACAGAAAAATGATCAAGGTCAAGTCGATTGGAATTAGTATGTTACATGGGGTCCTGCACCCGTACGATAACTGTTCGAAATACCTCATACATCGGACGGTCAATGTCTATAATGATAtacaatgtacatactacGCTTATACTTACTTACACCTACTACTTGGTTCTCATATTAAGACTTGGGATTTGATTTGGAAGTGTCTTTATCTGGAAGTACCCAGGacaaggaaaataaaaataagaataaaaaaagatacaaAACTAAAAGAATTGAATTGACAATGAGGGGAACCGGAGGTGTTCCGCAACGCTTGGGTTAGCGTCTTAAAATCAGTCCAATCCCAAAGCAATGCAAACGGACCCCCCTCCGTGGTGCAGTATTTGAGTATTGTTACCGTTCAGGCTGACGGTGTATCTTGCAAGTGGGAGAGGAAAGAACGTACGAGTAGTGTATATACAATTTCATCTCCCCATTCCTTCCTTCCCCCCGCTTTATTATCGCTCAGTCAATTCTTCggtaaagaaaaggagaaaaaaaaaaaaaaaaaaggggggacTTGATTTTCGTGGCACAACGTGCAGTTTAATCCGATCTTCTTTGGCCAGAGATTCCCTTCTGTAGCAAGTTACAGTGAAGGTGCATGATTCCAGACAGTTTTAGTCACTGCAGCGGTTCCACTTGGATAAATGTACGTGATAAGACGAATAATTCTGCAAATCGGCTCTTTAGGACCTTAGTAGCCTCCTTCACATTCACGTTCCCCACGggccctcttcttccattgtcatccttctctttcagccGAACCATCATTTTATCGCACAAATCTtgtctcatcttcttccttcttcttcctctttcctctATTGACTCCCATCTCAGCCTCTTGTTCTACTCTACCAGGACTTCAGAATGTCTAAACTGTTTATCGGGTCTGTTTAAcccccctccttcctcccaTCCCCACACCGGCCCCCGTATCAGCTGTCATCTATTTCCTACTTGAATATTTCACTGACACTACCAACAGCGGCCTGGCATGGCACACCACCGACGAGAGTCTCCGTTCTGGTTTCGAGAAGTACGGTGCTGTCGAAGAAGCTGTTAGTAATCCAATTACCGTACAGCGATATCATCTCTCTTCGTggttatattaataatctcTAGATCGTCGTTAAGGATCGTGACACTGGTCGCAGTCGCGGATTCGGATTCGTCCGCTTCAGCTCTGAGGCTGACGCCGAAGCTGCGGCGCATGAAATGAACAACCAGGAGTGAGCATTCATTTATCTACTGTCATCCCCTCTATCCCACAATGCTGTCGCAACTTCTCCGCGTTGGATCGAAGGTTTACATATCTAGGTTTGACGGCCGTACTATCCGCGTCGACAAAGCCAGTGAACGAGCTCCTCGCAACGATGGCGGCTTCCAAGGCCGTGGCGGGTACAACCAGCGCGGAGGAAACGGTGGAGGATACGGAGGATATGGTGGCGGATCTCGTGGAGGATATGGTGACGGCGGTAAGCTGTTCATTCTGCCTGGCCTTTACATCCAAGGGCATCGCAGTTCTCTTTATTGGTGATCCCATGGGGCTAACTGTGTATAGACTGGCGCAGAAGCGATGGTAACTAGGCTAAGGCCCTTGCCTCTAACTAAAGCGTGGATTGAAGTACGGTGCAGTTGGACTGATCCTTTTCGTGCATTGTTTAAACGGACTTCATCGCTCAGATAAGCTTCTATCTCGATAAATACTTCATGAGACACGGCCGCAGAAGAGGAATTAAAACGCAGTATGACGGCGGAAGCACGGTTTTGATGAATCACGGATGCTTTATCTCTGTTTTTTAAGGTCATACCTCCATTACTCGTTAATTATTGAATTTCCATGACACAGAGAACAATTGCAATCTATAACCAGATACTACGCGGCGATACTCTGCGCCAGTAATAGTAGAGGGGAATACTCTATAAGCTTGAAACCATGTAGTCTATGTAAGTCTTGCACTTGACCGCCGATCACGGATGGTAGAGAAACGTCAATGTAACTCACGCTCTTTCCTCGTTTTGGAAAGCCCGATGtgcctcctcctccgaccGACTTAGCGACTTCTGTAAATCCCTCTCAgccgcttcttcatctctcgctgcctcgtcttccttctcaatggCCTTCACCCGTCGAACCAAATCCGTGACATGGCCATCAGCACTTCCAAGCCCGAGGCCCTCAAGTGCCTTCTCTAACAGATAAAGATACTCGGTATTCTTCCCACTCTGACCCCGTCCACGACTGATCACCTCCGCAACATCCTGCGGCTCACGACGGGCTGGGTCACGCAGGAACTGCGGATTAGTGGGCTGCCCGATATATACCATGCAAGTAATCGGTGTAGAATCCGACCCCGGGGTCTTGGATTCCGAGAACGGGTAGAATGGGGTGTAATGCACAGAGTATCCGTCAATCTCACGTTCGTCGAGGTAATCATGGACTTCTTCGGCGTGAGAGGCGGGAATATGGTATGCTGCGCCCCAAACTCGAGCTGCTGATGACGATGACTCAAGGTGTGCGAGCTGCAGAGTAATGATGTGAGATATCAGGCCTAGTTACCAACACGAAGTGGCTGGTATAGGAGGAATGGCCACATACCGGATCATTCAATGTCTCCCAAAAACCTCGTTCTATGACCGTTACTACTCGTCCGGGATTTTCCGGCGTTCCTCGATGGTCAGTACTTAATAAGTCAGTGTTTTAGCTCGGAAATTGGCAACCCAATGCCCATTCTAAGAACCTATAACACACCTAGCCTATACGGCGCAAGCTTGAAGTTAGCCATGCTTGGTAAGGGTGAGGAAAGTGCCGCAGCTCCAAGCTTCCCAGCAAAGACTTCCATAGTTCAAGGGGCGACGAACCTGCCAAAAGCGACGCACATAGCCGTTGACATAACCCGGGACTCTTTGATCTATACGAGGTCGCATATCAGCTGAAGTCTGGGAGACCGGCAATGGTGATGTGCCATTGATCCTTGACCAGGACCTCTGAATACTTAGTCCAAAGCCAGAGTAACGTACCATAATGTGGTGGTGGCTTCCAGATCAAGCTCCTGGATTGCATCAGAATTGAAATTTAAGTATTCGCTTGGAACCCCGAAGATCTTATTCTCTCCAAGGACTAACGTTGACTCACCCATATCCAAATACCCATAGATCACCGTCTGGGAAGTAACTGCGCCATGTTCGGCCATCTGGAGAAGCATGGCCGTTTTCATTACTAGAATCCATGCCAGGCCCGTCTAATAGAGTCGGATATTAACCGTCTGCTCTATGATTACAAGGTCTGTTTGTCTCTAAAATGTATATAGATTTTGAGATGGAAGCGAAAGCGCGTAAAGTCGAAACAGCTCCAGAAACAAGGCTTTGTTAGCAGTGGAAATCTGGAAAGATAGATGGCCTCAAGCTTCATTCAACGCTACCATGAAAAAGTGTAGGGAAAAGGCTATCCTGAGAGGTAAATGTACATTACTGAGCATTGCAAAGAATGTGCTGTACAATCCACCCCAGGTGTTTGTACTGTTTGCTCGCCGTTAATGTGGGAAAATGGCGGAAGTTGATGCAACATTGAACCAATCAATCCCGGTAGCTTTCAAGTTGACGCCCCGCTGCACCCGACATTATCCCCCGTCTCTTCTTGCTGCCTCAGGTTCTATGAAAACCCCCTGCTTATTGATCAATATCTTAGtaggaagaaaagcataCTGCAAGGTAATCTAAATGGTGTGAATCCTTTCTATAAGGACCAGGAATCTTCAATAACTGCCTATTGATTGACATTGCTTCCATTTCACTATTCAACAAATTCTCTACTCCAAAGTCCATCCACAGCTATTGCATTTTGTTTGTGGAAAATATAGTTACTATGGCTAGCTTACTTCGCCTACTCCGGATGCAGTACACTCTCCCAGTCGACCCAACAGTCTCCTTTGCCGGCAAGACCGTCGTCTTAACTGGAGCCACATCTGGTCTGGGGTTCGAAGCCGCTATCAAGCTTCTGAATTTAGGCGTGGAGTCGCTTATTATCGGCAGTCGCAGCCTAGAACGAGGAGATGCAACCAAAACTGAGCTGGAAAAATGCACCACCAGACAAGGAGTGATCCAAGTCTGGGAGCTGGACATGAACAGTTTCCAAAGCGTCAAAACCTTTGCGGATCGCATTcaaaaggaaatcaagcaGCTGGATATCGCACTCCTCAACGCCGGTCTCTGCAATAAAGTGTATACCGCATCACCGGAGGGATGGGAAGAAACATTGCAGGTTAACGCGTTGTCCACTTCTCTATTGGCGCTTCTGCTCCTTCCGAAGCTGAGAGACAGCTCATCTGACTCAAACCCGGCGCATCTTGCTGTCGTTTCCAGCCAACAGTTTGTTCAAGTCA
This Aspergillus flavus chromosome 1, complete sequence DNA region includes the following protein-coding sequences:
- a CDS encoding putative short-chain dehydrogenase/reductase family protein (hypothetical protein Ao3042_03859); translation: MASLLRLLRMQYTLPVDPTVSFAGKTVVLTGATSGLGFEAAIKLLNLGVESLIIGSRSLERGDATKTELEKCTTRQGVIQVWELDMNSFQSVKTFADRIQKEIKQLDIALLNAGLCNKVYTASPEGWEETLQVNALSTSLLALLLLPKLRDSSSDSNPAHLAVVSSQQFVQVKATSLRTEGSLLEHLNDPRHFSGTKQYGISKLLLEYVLKTMADRVRNENGTLPVIVNTISPGLCVSSLGRQYDRFYERWVVWLFYKLFARTAEQGSRSIVSATYQGAESHGKCWRSDGYLDESTALTTGTEGKAFQVKAWKEIIGILQEQCPEIRELVGE
- a CDS encoding putative glycine-rich RNA-binding protein (unnamed protein product); amino-acid sequence: MSKLFIGGLAWHTTDESLRSGFEKYGAVEEAIVVKDRDTGRSRGFGFVRFSSEADAEAAAHEMNNQEFDGRTIRVDKASERAPRNDGGFQGRGGYNQRGGNGGGYGGYGGGSRGGYGDGDWRRSDGN
- a CDS encoding ChaC-like protein-domain-containing protein, yielding MDSSNENGHASPDGRTWRSYFPDGDLWVFGYGSLIWKPPPHYDQRVPGYVNGYVRRFWQVRTDHRGTPENPGRVVTVIERGFWETLNDPLAHLESSSSAARVWGAAYHIPASHAEEVHDYLDEREIDGYSVHYTPFYPFSESKTPGSDSTPITCMVYIGQPTNPQFLRDPARREPQDVAEVISRGRGQSGKNTEYLYLLEKALEGLGLGSADGHVTDLVRRVKAIEKEDEAARDEEAAERDLQKSLSRSEEEAHRAFQNEERA